Within the Nocardioides aurantiacus genome, the region CCGGCCACCTCGGCCGGCTGGTCGTCGAGTCCCTGCTCGCCCGCGGCACCGACCCGGCCCGCATCGTGGCCACGGCCCGCCGCCCCGAGGTCCTCGACGACCTCGCCGCGCGCGGGGTCGAGGTACGCCGCGCCGACTACGACGACCGCGCCTCGCTCGAGAAGGCCTTGGCCGGCGCCGAGCGGGTGCTGCTGGTCTCCGGGACCGCGTTCGGCCGGCGCGTCGCCCAGCACACGGCCGTGATCGAGGCCGCCGTGGCCGCCGGGGCCTCGCTGGTCGCCTACACCTCGGCGCCGCGCGCGAGCACCACCTCGCTGCTGCTCGCCGCCGAGCACGCCGCCACGGAGGAGGTGCTCCTCGCCGCCGACGTCGACCACGTGCTGCTCCGCAACGCGTGGTACGTCGAGAACTACACCGACCAGCTCCCGACGTACGCCGAGCACGGGCTGGTCGGCGCCACGGGCGAGGGGCGCGTCAGCCTCGCCCTGCGCCGGGAGTACGCCGAGGCGGCCGCGGCCGTGCTGGTCGGCGACGGCCACGCCGGCCGGACCTACGAGCTCGGCGGACCCGCCGTCACCCTGGGCGAGCTCGCCGCCCAGATCGGTGGGGCGAGCGGCCGGGAGATCGGCCACACCGACCTCGACGTCGCGGCCCTCCAGCAGGTGCTCGAGGGCGCCGGGGTGCCCGGACCCGCCGCGGAGGTCTTCGCCGACGTCGACCGCGGCATCGCCGAGGGCGAGCTGCTGGTGCCGACCCACGACCTGGCCCGGCTGCTCGGCCGGGAGCCGCTGGCGGTGGCCGATGCCGTGCGCGAGGCGCTGCGGGCCTGACCCGGCTCGGACGCAGCACGGCCCCCGTCATGGTGGACGGGGGCCGTGGTGCAGCGGGGCGGCTCAGACGAGGGCGTCCTCGACGGCGCGGCCCTGCTCGGGCTCCGGCTCGGTCTTGCGGATCGTGGTCCGCAGCTCGGTGACCGGCATCAGCGACACCGCGACCAGGGTCACCAGGGCGACGAGCCCGGCGATCAGGAAGATCTCGGCGGTCGAGTCGGCGTACGCCGCCCGGATGGTCTCCACGACCGGGGCCGGGAGCCCGCTCAGGTCCAGCGTGCTGCCGGTGCTGCCGGCTCCCCCGCTGGTGCCCAGCGCCGAGGCGATCCGGTCGCTGACGCTGCTGGCCAGGACCGCACCGAGCGCCGCGACCCCGATGGTGCCGCCGAGCGAGCGGAAGAACGTGACCACGCCCGACGCCGCCCCGACGTCGGTGACGTCGACGGTGTTCTGCACCACCAGCACGAGGTTCTGCATCAGGGCGCCGGTGCCGAGGCCCATCACGACCATGTAGGCCGAGAGGTGCCACAGCGGGCTGGTGTGGGAGACGGTGCCCATGAGCAGCAGGCCGCCGGAGAGCAGCACGCCACCGAGGACCATGACGCCCTTCCACCGGCCGGTGCGGGTGATGTACTGCCCCGACCCGGTGGCGCCGACGAGGTTGCCGACGATGAGCGGCAGCATCAGCAGGCCGGCCTCGGTCGGGGTGTGACCGCGGGCGACCTGGAAGTACTGGCTCAGGAACACCGAGGCACCGAACTGCGCGACGCCGACCGCGAGGCTGCCGGCGATCGAGAGCATCGTCATCTTGTCGACGATGATGCGCGGCGGCACCAGGGCGTCGGGGTGGCGCCGCTCGACGACGACGGCGGCGGCGAGGGCGAGCAGCGTGCCCACCCAGAAGTACGCCGTCTCGCGCGACCACCAGGCGAAGCTGGTGCCGGCGAAGGAGACCCAGACCAGCGGCAGCGCGGCCGCCGCGGTGATGGACAGGGCGCCGAGGACGTCGATGCGGACCTCGCGGCGGATGGTCTCGACGTGCAGGAACTTCTGCAGCATCGCCAGGCCGGCGACGGCGAACGGCACGGCCACCCAGAAGCACCAGCGCCAGCCGAGGCTGTCCACGATGACGCCACCCAGGAGCGGGCCGGAGACGGTGGCGACGGCCATCACGCCGGCCATGTAGCCGCTGTAGCGACCGCGCTGCCGCGGCGGGATGATCGAGGCGATGATCGACTGCGTGAGCGCGATCAGGCCACCCATGCCGAGGCCCTGCAGGGCGCGGGCGGCGAGCAGCTGCGGCACGTCCTGGACGGCGCCGGCGGCGAGCGAGCCGAGGACGAAGATGCCGATGGCCAGCTGCACCAGCAGCTTCTTGTTGTAGAGGTCGGAGAACTTCGACCAGATCGGGCTGGTCACGGTCATCGCCAGCAGCGAGGCGGTGACGACCCAGGTGTACTGCGTCTGGGTGCCGTCGAGATCGGCGATGATCGTCGGCAGCGCCGTCGAGACGATCGTGGTCGACAGGATCGCCACGAACAGGGCGGAGAGCAGGCCGACGAGGACCTCGACGATCTCCTTGTGCGTGGGCTCGGCGGTGGACGGGGCGGTCGACGAGGTGGTGCGCGCGACGGCGGACGGGGCCGCGGTGTCGGTCATGGACGTTCCTTCACAGCTGCGTGGGTGGTGGTGGGGAGCGGACGGGAGAAGGGCTCGTGGAGGCGTCGGCCCAGGTCCTCGACCACCGCGGTGGCCTGGACGACCTGCTCCACGTCCCAGTGGTCGAGGCGGTCGCCGAGCGCGGCACACATGGTGCGGCGGGCCTCGCGGAGGCGCTCGTGACCGGCCGGGGTGAGCGAGATCAGCTCGGCGCGACGGTCGGCGGGGTCGGTCCCCCGCGCGACGAGGCCGAGGCGGTGCAGGCCGGCCAGCTGGCGGCTGACGACGGAGGGGTCGACGCCGAGCTTGGCGGCGATGTGACCGGGGCGGATGGCCTCGTGGACGCCGACCACACCGAGGGTGACGAGGTCACCGCGGGACAGGTCGTCGGACAGCGTGGCCCAGTCCGAGCCCCGCGCCCTCACCGAGCGGCTGAACTCCAGCAGCGCGTCGAAGAGCCCGGAGACCGCCTCGGTACGCCGCGGCTCGAGGCCGGCGGCAGGAGAGGTCGTTGACATAGGTCAACTATAGGCTTACTTGGTTGTCGCAAGCAACTTGTTTAGGAGTGAGTCCGTCCACTCCGCCGGGGAGCCTGGTGCCGCACCGGGGCCGCTTCCCCGGCGCAGCATCGGTTTCCCGAGGTCGCTCGGGAAACTGTCACCGGCGACGACACCACCGCCCCACGGACAGGAAGGGCCTAGGAGGCCAGGCCGAGCTCCGCCATCCGCTTGGCGTGGTTCTCGGTGAGGCGGCCGAACATGCGGGCCAGGGCGGCGAGGTCCATGCCGGGGCGGTCGACGCCGCCGGCCAGCAGGGCGGCCAGCGAGTCGCGCTCGGCGGCGACACGCTGGGCCTGCGAGAGGGCCTCCCCCATCAGGCGGCGGCCCCACAGCGCCAGCCGGCCGCCGACGCGGTGGTCGGCGGCGATCGCACGGCGGACGCGGTCGACGACGAAGTCGGCCTGCCCGGCGTGTGCGAGGGAGTCGATGACCAGCTGGCGGGTGCCGGCGTCGAGGAACATGGCGATCTCGACGTAGAAGTCGGCGGCCAGCCCGTCGCCGACGTAGGCCTTGACGAGGCCCTCGAGCCAGTCGTTGGGCGCCGTGGCGGTGTGGAAGACGTCGAAGGCCTGCACGAACGGCGCGACGGCCTCGAGCGGGTCGGCACCGAGAGCGGTGAGGCGGTCCATCAGCGCCGGCACGTGGCCGAACTGGACGGTGGCCATGGTGGCGAGCGCGACCCTGTCCTCGAGGTCCGGCGCGAGCTTGGCGTCGTCGGCCAGCCGCTCGAAGGCGGAGATCTCGCCGTAGGTGATGACGCCCAGCAGGTCGACCACCGCGGCCCGGTAGGCCGGGTCGTCGAAGGCCACCTGGTCGGTGTCGTACGCCGTCGCTGCCGACGGCGCGGAGGTGTCCTCGGGCGACGGTTCGGTCATGGGCGCACCCTACCGATAGGCTGGGCCGTGGGCCGCAGGCTCGATGCCCTCGCACCGCCTCGACGGCGGCGTCGCAGGAGTGCCTCTCAGCACCCCCGCGACGATGCCCTGCGAGCGGCTCGCCCTGGTCGTGACACGACCCCCAGACCATCGACCCGCAGCGTCGGGTCACGCACAGAACAGGCCAAGATCCTGACCACCTTCCGAGAGCTCGGGGTGCTCCCCGAGATTGCCGAGGCGCTCGAGAGCGTCAACATCACCGCACCCTTCCCGATCCAGGAGATGACCCTCTCGGTCGCCCTGATGGGCACCGACCTGATCGGCCAGGCCCGCACGGGCACCGGCAAGACCCTCGCGTTCGGCATCCCCGTGGTGCAGCGCGCCATCGCCCAGCACGACCCCGACTACGCCGACCTCGCCGCCCCCGGCAAGCCCCAGGCCCTGGTCGTGGCCCCCACCCGTGAGCTCGCGCTCCAGGTCAGCAAGGACCTCAAGCTCGCCGGCTCGGTGCGCGGCATCCGTGTCCTCACCGTCTACGGCGGCGTCCCCTACGAGGGCCAGCTCGACGCGCTCGAGTCCGGCGTCGACGTCGTCGTCGGCACGCCCGGCCGCCTCATCGACCTGATGAACCGCCGCGCGCTCGACATCTCCCACGTGAAGTCGCTCGTCCTCGACGAGGCCGACGAGATGCTCGACCTGGGCTTCCTGCCCGACGTGGAGCGGCTGCTCAAGCAGACCCCCGAGACCCGGCAGACGATGCTGTTCTCGGCCACCATGCCCGCCGCCATCGTGGCCCTGGCCCGCACCCACATGCGCCACCCGATGAACATCCGCGCCGAGTCGGGCGAGGACAACCAGATGGTGCCGGCCACGGCCCAGTTCATCTACCAGGCCCACGACCTCGACAAGCCGGAGATGCTCGGCCGCCTGCTGCAGGCCGAGGGCGCCGACCTGATGATCGTGTTCACCCGCACCAAGCGCCAGGCGCAGCGGATCTCCGACGACCTCGAGATGCGCGGCTTCGTGAGCGCGCCGCTCCACGGCGACATGGCCCAGGCCGCCCGCGAGAAGGCGATGACCAAGTTCCGCGAGGGCAAGCTCCAGGTGCTCGTGGCCACCGACGTGGCCGCCCGCGGCATCGACGTCACCGGCGTCACGCACGTCGTGAACTACACCTGTCCCGAGGACGAGAAGACCTACGTCCACCGGATCGGCCGCACCGGCCGCGCCGGCGCCACCGGCATCGCGATCACCTTCGTCGACTGGGCCGACCTGCACCGCTGGAAGATGATCAACAAGGCGCTCGACCTGCCCTTCGACGAGCTGGTCGAGACCTACTCCAGCTCGGAGAACTTCCTGCACGACCAGGGCATCCCGAAGGGGATCAAGGGCCGGGTCATCCCCGAGGGCCAGGTCGTCATCGCCCGTGAGCCGCGCACCGACGGCCGCGGCGGCAGCGGTGGTCGTGGCGGCCGCGACGGTGGTCGTGGACGCGACGGCGGCAGCCGTGACGGCGGTCGTGACCGGGGTCGCGGCGGTCGCAGCGAGGGTGGCCGCAAGGAGGGCGCCGCTCCCGACGCCCCCGCCGCCTCGGGCCCCTCCGGCGAGGGCGGCGACGGCGCGAGCCGCCCGCCCCGCAAGCGCAACCGCAGCCGGCAGCGCACCCGCGGCGGGTCCCCCGCCGCCAGCACCGACAGCTGAGCGTCGCGCGGGACGTCATGCGGATCGTGGCCTGGAGCCACCGGTCCGGATGACGTCCCGTGGTCGCGTCCGGGGCCGGTTCAGGCCGTGACGACGACCGTGCGACCCACGGGCGCGAAGTCCCACAGGGCACGCGCGTCGGGACGCCACTGCCGGATGCAGCCGTGCGAGAGCGGCGTCCCGAGCTGGCCGCGGGTCTGCACCGGCTCCCCGTCGCTCACCGGGATGCTGTGGAAGCCGATGGCGGCGTTGGCGCCGCGGGTGAAGCGCACGAAGTACTCCATCGTCCCGGAGTCGCCGATGCCGGTGGCGTGCCGCGAGCGGGAGTAGACCTCGAACGTGCCCGGCTGCAGGTTGTCGTAGACGCTGCCCGAGGCCAGGTGGGTACGCCGCACCACGTCACCGCGCTCCCCCGCCTCGACCAGCCACACCCGCTGCTCGCCGATCGAGAACACCACCCGGGTGCCCCTGCCGCTGTCGTCCGGGAGCGCCGGGGCGGTGGCCTGCACCGTCCGCGGACCGCGGCGGCCGTCGGGCAGCACCGTCTGGGAGGCCAGCGACGCGGACACCGCGCCCGAGCCGGCGCTCGCGGGTCCGGCGGGAAGCACGCCCACCCCGCCGAGCAGCGAGACCAGGGTGGTCAGCACGGCGAGCGCGACGACGGCCGGCCGCGACCAGGTCACGTCGGCGGGGCGGACCACCGGATCAGACCTTGGCCCGCAGCGCGGTGGCGACGTCGCGGTAGGCCTGGGCGCCCTTGCCGGTCCTCGCCGTCTTGAGGATGGAGCGGCCCGCCGCCGGCGCCTCGGCGAAGCGGATCGACTTGGGGATCGGCGGCTCGACGACGGCGAGGTCGTAGGTCTCGGAGATGGTCTCGAGCACGGTGCGGGCATGGTTGGTGCGGCCGTCGTACAGCGTCGGGAGCACGCCCCACACCTCGAGCTCGCGGTTGGTGAAGCGGCGTACGTCGTGGACCGTGTCGAGCAGCTGCCCGACACCGCGGTGGGACAGCGTCTCGCACTGCAGCGGGATCAGCACCCCGGTCGCGGCGGTCAGGGCGGCGACGGTGAGCACGCCGAGCGAGGGCGGGCAGTCGAGGATGACCCAGTCGTAGCCCTCGGTGTCCTCGACGGCGGTGCGGATGACGTACTCGCGGCCGGTCCGGGTGAGCAGGTCGGCCTCGGCGCGCGCCAGCTCGATGGTGGCGGGCAGCAGGTCGACACCGTCCTCGGTGGCGATGATGACCTCGGCCGGGTCGAGGCCCTTGGTCAGCACGTGGTGGACCGAGACCTCGAGGTCCTCGGGGTCGATGCCGAGGCTGAAGGTCAGGCAGGCCTGGGGGTCGAGGTCGACGAGGAGGACGCGTTGTCCCTGCTCGGCCAGGGCGGCGCCGAGCGAGGCGACGGTGGTGGTCTTGGCGACCCCACCCTTCTGGTTGGCCACGGCCAGGACATGAGTGCTCATCACTGCGCATTGTGCCCCACCGGCGGCGGTTCCCCGCCCGACGTCCCACGCCCGCGCGCCATCTGCCGCGGCGTCTCACCAGGTGGGTCGGGGCCCGCCGAACGGCATCTCGAGGGCCTCGGGCCCGAACCCGGTCACGTCGGCCAGCAGCCAGTCGTCGCTCAGCAGCAGCGCCGCCGAGGCCGGCCGCATCACGAGCCACAGCCAGCGACCGTCGGCCTCCCCCGCGAAGGTCGCCCGGGCCAGCAGCTCGTCGTCCTCGCCGTTGCCCTCGACCAGCCACAGCGGCACCGGCCGGCCGCCGGCGCGGACCTTGATCGCGGGCGGACCGTTGCTGACCTGCGGGCCCGGGTCGTCGTACGTCGTGCCGCTGCACCGGGCTCCCAGCCCGACCCCGGGGTCCTCGGAGACGACCGTGACCTCCACCGCGCCGTCGAGGTCGCTGGTGCCGACGATCGTGGTGACCGTGGCCCGCACCCGCGACCCCTGGCCGACGCAGCCGAAGTCGGCGATGGTCCACCCGGGGCTCATCGGCCACGGCAGGTAGGTGGGGGCGTCGTCGATGCGGCTCACCAGCTCGGCGAAGGCGTCGTACCCCGCGACGTCGGGACGCCACAGCGGGTCGGTCGGGCCGTGGGTCAGGCACGCGAACGAGCTGCCCTCGCCCGACACGGGCGAGGTGCACCGGGGACACGAGGCCGCGAGCGACACGTGCCGCAGCCTAGGGCTCAGGCGTTCCAGCGCGCCACGGCCGGAGACTCGCGTTCCCAGCCGAGGGTGGACAGCGTGGCGGTGCCGAGCACGAAGTGGCGCCCGTCGACGGCCTCCAGACCGAGCCAGCGGGCGGCCAGCACGCGCGAGGCGTGGCCGTGGCTGAACACGATCGCGCGGCCGCCGTGCTCGCGGACGCGCTCCACGACCCGGTCGAGGCGCGTCGCCACCCCGGCGGCGTCCTCGCCCCCGGGGCAGGGGTGCGACCAGACCGTCCAGTCCGGCACCGTCTCGCGGATGTGGGGCGTGGTGAGGCCCTCGTAGTCGCCGTAGTCCCACTCGGCGAGGTCCTCGGTGGTCTCCACGTCGGCGAAGCCGGCGAGACCGGCCGTGCGCACGGCGCGGAGCCGCGGGCTGCTCAGCACCAGGTCGAACCCCTCGGTGCCCACCGCGTCCTCGAGACGGCCGGCCAGCCCGCGCGCGATCTCGGCCCCCTCCTCGGTCAGGTCGAGGTCGGTGGTCGAGGTGTGCCGGCCGTCGCGGCTCCACTCGGTCTCACCGTGGCGGACGACCCAGAGCTCGCTGTCGGTGGCGGCCACGGCTCAGCCCGCCTCCGGCCCGGGCCAGTTCTTGTCCGGCTGCGGGACCGGCCGGCCGGGCTGCTCGCCACCGCGCTCGGTCAGGTAGCTGTCCTTGGGCACCATCACCTTGCGCCGGAACAGGCACACGACCTTGCCGTCCTGGTTGTAGCCCACGGTCTCGACGTGCACGACGCCCCGGTCGTCCTTGCTCGTGGACTCCCACTTGTCGAGCACGCGGGTCTCGCCGTACAGGGTGTCGCCGTGGAAGGTCGGCGCGACGTGGCGCAGCGACTCGATCTCGAGGTTGGCGATCGCCTTGCCGGAGACGTCCGGGACGCTCATGCCGAGCAGGATCGAGTAGACGTAGTTGCCCACCACGACGTTCTTGCCGAACTGCGTCGTCTCGCCGGCGTAGTTGCTGTCGAGGTGTAGCGGGTGGTGGTTCATCGTCAGCAGGCAGAACATGTGGTCGTCGAACTCGGTGACGGTCTTGCCGGGCCAGTGCTTGTACGTCGCCCCGACCTCGAACTCCTCGTAGCTGCGACCGAACTGCATGCGGGCTCTCCTCGTGGACGGCGGTGACGACCGCCTCATCCTGTCGGACCCGGCCCGGCACCGGGAGGGGGCGTGGGATTCCTCACGCCGGGGCGGGTCGGCGCCTACGATCCCGATGTGTCCCCCGCCTCGCGTCCCGCTGCAGGGTCGGTCGTGCTGGGACTGCTCGCGGCGACGCTCGTGGCGACGGGCTGCGCCCGCGAGGACCGGGCGGCGGCGGACCCGACGCGAGGTCCGCGGGACGCCGAACCGCGCAGCCGCTCCGTCGACGTCCAGGGATCGCCGAGCGAGGTCGCGGCTGTGGCCGGAGGCGTCTGGGTGACACAGCCCGAGCGACGCTCGCTGTGGCGCGAGGGCGCCGCCTCCGTCCCGGTCCCCGGCGAGCCGCTGGACCTGGTCGAGACCCCGTTCGGCGTGTGGGTGGCGCTCGGCGACGGGGTCGGCGGATCGCTGGTCCGGGTCGACGCGTCCACCGGTGAGATCCGGCAACGGGTGTCCCTCACCTCGGACGACACCGCGCCCACCCGGCTCTCCTACGACGGTCAGCGCCTGTGGGTCCTCGATGCCGCGCGCGCGAGCGTGGTGGTCGTCGACCCGGCCACCGGCCGCGTCGATCGCCGGATCATGGTGGACGCGCGCACCCAGGAGGTGGCGTCGGGCGGCGCCGGGACCTTCACCACCGGGCAGGCCGAGCTGCCCCTGGCCTACCTGGCCGACGACCGCGAGGGCATCTACCGGGTCGCGAGCGAGGTCTGCACCTTGCCGGACGAGCTGGCCGTGAGCATCGACGTGGTGTGGGTCGCGTGCACCGATGCCGGCCGGGTGGTGGCCGTCGACCCGGGTGCCGACAGCCCTGCGGCCATCGCCGACCTCGAGCGGCCCGACGACGTCGTGCTGACCTCACGGGGGACGGTGGTCGCCCTGTCCGAGGGCCCCACCCTGGTGCTGCTCGACCCTGCCGACGGCACCGAGCGAGCCCGGCTCCGGCTCGGCGACGACCCGGCACCCGTGTCCGGTGGCGTCGAGCTGGCGGAGGTCGGCGTCGACGTCGTCGTCCTCCACCCGGGCACCGAGCGGCTCTACCGCGTCCCGCTGACCGACCTGGAGCGCTGAGGCGGGTCCGCGGCGACGACCTCTCGTCGCCCTGGACCGTCACGCGAGGTGGTCGTCGGGAGCACCGGCTCGTACGACGCGTCAGGACGTCATGCGCAGTGGTCGCCGGTGGTCCCGGAACGTATGACGCACCTGGACGTCGTACGAGGTGGTCGTCGCGGGCACCAGGACGTAGGACGCACCGTGGGCGGGTCGGCGACTCCCCGCCGAGCTCAGCTCCCGCCGCCACCCGCCTTGCGGCGGTGCAGCTGCGGGCCGGCACCGCCGACGACCTCGGAGCCGTGGGCCTTCTCCTTGGAGCCGGCGCGGTCGTCGGGGTGGCGGGCGCCGCGCTTGCGGTCGAGCGCCTCACGCATCTTGGCCTTGATCTCGTCCTGGCTGGGTGTGTCCTGGGGCTTCGCGTCGGCCATGGCTGGTCCTCCCGTCGGGCCGGGCCCCGGTGCCCGGCGTGCGTCCCCACCCTCGCACCCCGGCCCCGGGAGGGCGAGGGGATTTCGGCCCGGGCTACGCCCAGGTGGTCGGCAGCCCGTGGGGAACGGCGTGGCCGAGCACGCGCGGCTCGCCGTCACCCGGCCGACCGCTCCACGTCCGCAGCTCGACCGGGAACCCCCCGGGGGTGCCCGCCCCGCGCTCCCCTGCCGGCTCCATCGTGAGGTGCGCCAGCGGAGCCGTGGGGGTCGCCTGCGACCCGAGGCGCTCGACCCGGTCGTCGAGGTGCTGCTGCTCCCCCGCGTCGAGGTACTGCCGCACCACGCTGTGCCACACCACCGTCGTGGTCCCCTCGCGCAGCCGCAGGTCGTCGAGGAACGCTCCCGCCGGCTGCTGCCGGACGTCCGGGGGGTCTGCGGCGGCCGCGACCGCGAGGGCACCCCGCAGCCGCTCCAGCCGGTCGACCTGGTCGGGCCAGACGTACGCCGTGAGCGCCAGCCGTCCCGCCGTGCTCCGCGGGTCGATCGGGCGCGGGTCGCAGCCCGCCCGCTCGACGAACCGCAGCCCCGGCCACGGCCGCAGCCGACGACCGGCCCACCCCCGCTCCAGCCGTACGACGGACGAGGGCCGGCCGTGCACGAGGCCGGACCCGTCGCCGACGGCGTACTGGTCGGCCAGCAGGTTCAGCCCCGCCGAGCAGCCGAGCTCGGCGAGCCGCACCGGCAGCCGGAGGTCGTCCTCGAGGTGCAGCAGCCCGCCGACCAAGGTCGCCGATCGGCCGACCTCGTTGGTCTGCGGCGGCCGGTCGAGCCACTCGCGCACCGCATCGGGCTGCTCGGACAGCAGCGCCAGCACCGCCTCGGGCCCGCCCACCGGGTCCCAGGTGCCGCCCACGCTGGGGTAGAGCACGCCCACGGCGCCGGCCCGCCGCTCCAGCACCAGCCGGTGCACGCTGCCGAGCAGCCGCAGCGCCAGTGCCGAGGCGGCCGGCAGGTCCTCGTGGCCGGCCAGCACCCGTGCCGTCGGACCACCCGCGGCGACGTCGTCGGCGAGCCGGGCCAGCAGGTCGGCGTACATCGGCGACCCGAGGGCGGCGCACGCCTCGCCCTGCCGCCGCAGCGCCTCGTCCGGCCTCACGCGACCCACCCTCGCAGACGCCTCACGGCGCTCTCACCGGGACGTCACCGTCGTCGCGACCCGTGCCCGACGAACCTCGTGTCCCGGCAGCGCGTCAGCCCTTGATCGCGTAGTCCTTGAGCAGGCTGCGGCCGATGATCATCTTCTGGATGTCGGCCGTGCCCTCGCCGATGAGCATGAACGCCGACTCGCGGTAGAGGCGCTCGATCTCGTACTCCTTGGAGTAGCCGTAGCCGCCGTGGATCCGGAACGAGGCCTCGACGACCTCGTTGCAGTACTCCGCGGCGAGGTACTTCGCCATGCCGGCCTCGACGTCGTTGCGCTCGCCCTTGTCCTTGAGGCGGGCGGCCTTGACCATCATCGCGTGGGCGGCCTCGACCTTGGTCGCCATCTCCGCGAGCCGGAACAGGATCGCCTGGTGCTGGGAGATCGGCTTGCCGAAGGTCTCGCGCTGCTGGGAGTAAGAGATGCCGAGCTCGAAGGCCCGGTTGGCGATGCCGCAGGCACGGGCGGCGACGTTGACGCGGCCCACCTCGACCCCGTCCATCATCTGGTAGAAGCCCCGACCGGCCTGACCGCCGAGGACCTGGTCGGCCGAGACCTGGTGGTTCTCGAAGATCGCCTCGGTGGTGTCGACGCCCTTGTAGCCCATCTTGTCGATCTTGCCGGGGATGGTCAGGCCCGGCGCGGTCTCCCCGAAGCCGGGCTCCTTCTCCACCAGGAAGGTCGTCAT harbors:
- a CDS encoding ferritin-like fold-containing protein, whose protein sequence is MTEPSPEDTSAPSAATAYDTDQVAFDDPAYRAAVVDLLGVITYGEISAFERLADDAKLAPDLEDRVALATMATVQFGHVPALMDRLTALGADPLEAVAPFVQAFDVFHTATAPNDWLEGLVKAYVGDGLAADFYVEIAMFLDAGTRQLVIDSLAHAGQADFVVDRVRRAIAADHRVGGRLALWGRRLMGEALSQAQRVAAERDSLAALLAGGVDRPGMDLAALARMFGRLTENHAKRMAELGLAS
- a CDS encoding L,D-transpeptidase; translated protein: MVRPADVTWSRPAVVALAVLTTLVSLLGGVGVLPAGPASAGSGAVSASLASQTVLPDGRRGPRTVQATAPALPDDSGRGTRVVFSIGEQRVWLVEAGERGDVVRRTHLASGSVYDNLQPGTFEVYSRSRHATGIGDSGTMEYFVRFTRGANAAIGFHSIPVSDGEPVQTRGQLGTPLSHGCIRQWRPDARALWDFAPVGRTVVVTA
- a CDS encoding MaoC family dehydratase; translated protein: MQFGRSYEEFEVGATYKHWPGKTVTEFDDHMFCLLTMNHHPLHLDSNYAGETTQFGKNVVVGNYVYSILLGMSVPDVSGKAIANLEIESLRHVAPTFHGDTLYGETRVLDKWESTSKDDRGVVHVETVGYNQDGKVVCLFRRKVMVPKDSYLTERGGEQPGRPVPQPDKNWPGPEAG
- a CDS encoding SDR family oxidoreductase, whose product is MSIVVTGASGHLGRLVVESLLARGTDPARIVATARRPEVLDDLAARGVEVRRADYDDRASLEKALAGAERVLLVSGTAFGRRVAQHTAVIEAAVAAGASLVAYTSAPRASTTSLLLAAEHAATEEVLLAADVDHVLLRNAWYVENYTDQLPTYAEHGLVGATGEGRVSLALRREYAEAAAAVLVGDGHAGRTYELGGPAVTLGELAAQIGGASGREIGHTDLDVAALQQVLEGAGVPGPAAEVFADVDRGIAEGELLVPTHDLARLLGREPLAVADAVREALRA
- a CDS encoding DUF6758 family protein produces the protein MSLAASCPRCTSPVSGEGSSFACLTHGPTDPLWRPDVAGYDAFAELVSRIDDAPTYLPWPMSPGWTIADFGCVGQGSRVRATVTTIVGTSDLDGAVEVTVVSEDPGVGLGARCSGTTYDDPGPQVSNGPPAIKVRAGGRPVPLWLVEGNGEDDELLARATFAGEADGRWLWLVMRPASAALLLSDDWLLADVTGFGPEALEMPFGGPRPTW
- a CDS encoding MDR family MFS transporter; its protein translation is MTDTAAPSAVARTTSSTAPSTAEPTHKEIVEVLVGLLSALFVAILSTTIVSTALPTIIADLDGTQTQYTWVVTASLLAMTVTSPIWSKFSDLYNKKLLVQLAIGIFVLGSLAAGAVQDVPQLLAARALQGLGMGGLIALTQSIIASIIPPRQRGRYSGYMAGVMAVATVSGPLLGGVIVDSLGWRWCFWVAVPFAVAGLAMLQKFLHVETIRREVRIDVLGALSITAAAALPLVWVSFAGTSFAWWSRETAYFWVGTLLALAAAVVVERRHPDALVPPRIIVDKMTMLSIAGSLAVGVAQFGASVFLSQYFQVARGHTPTEAGLLMLPLIVGNLVGATGSGQYITRTGRWKGVMVLGGVLLSGGLLLMGTVSHTSPLWHLSAYMVVMGLGTGALMQNLVLVVQNTVDVTDVGAASGVVTFFRSLGGTIGVAALGAVLASSVSDRIASALGTSGGAGSTGSTLDLSGLPAPVVETIRAAYADSTAEIFLIAGLVALVTLVAVSLMPVTELRTTIRKTEPEPEQGRAVEDALV
- a CDS encoding ParA family protein; amino-acid sequence: MSTHVLAVANQKGGVAKTTTVASLGAALAEQGQRVLLVDLDPQACLTFSLGIDPEDLEVSVHHVLTKGLDPAEVIIATEDGVDLLPATIELARAEADLLTRTGREYVIRTAVEDTEGYDWVILDCPPSLGVLTVAALTAATGVLIPLQCETLSHRGVGQLLDTVHDVRRFTNRELEVWGVLPTLYDGRTNHARTVLETISETYDLAVVEPPIPKSIRFAEAPAAGRSILKTARTGKGAQAYRDVATALRAKV
- a CDS encoding histidine phosphatase family protein — protein: MAATDSELWVVRHGETEWSRDGRHTSTTDLDLTEEGAEIARGLAGRLEDAVGTEGFDLVLSSPRLRAVRTAGLAGFADVETTEDLAEWDYGDYEGLTTPHIRETVPDWTVWSHPCPGGEDAAGVATRLDRVVERVREHGGRAIVFSHGHASRVLAARWLGLEAVDGRHFVLGTATLSTLGWERESPAVARWNA
- a CDS encoding MarR family winged helix-turn-helix transcriptional regulator, encoding MSTTSPAAGLEPRRTEAVSGLFDALLEFSRSVRARGSDWATLSDDLSRGDLVTLGVVGVHEAIRPGHIAAKLGVDPSVVSRQLAGLHRLGLVARGTDPADRRAELISLTPAGHERLREARRTMCAALGDRLDHWDVEQVVQATAVVEDLGRRLHEPFSRPLPTTTHAAVKERP
- a CDS encoding DUF5302 family protein, whose amino-acid sequence is MADAKPQDTPSQDEIKAKMREALDRKRGARHPDDRAGSKEKAHGSEVVGGAGPQLHRRKAGGGGS
- a CDS encoding DEAD/DEAH box helicase, which translates into the protein MLPEIAEALESVNITAPFPIQEMTLSVALMGTDLIGQARTGTGKTLAFGIPVVQRAIAQHDPDYADLAAPGKPQALVVAPTRELALQVSKDLKLAGSVRGIRVLTVYGGVPYEGQLDALESGVDVVVGTPGRLIDLMNRRALDISHVKSLVLDEADEMLDLGFLPDVERLLKQTPETRQTMLFSATMPAAIVALARTHMRHPMNIRAESGEDNQMVPATAQFIYQAHDLDKPEMLGRLLQAEGADLMIVFTRTKRQAQRISDDLEMRGFVSAPLHGDMAQAAREKAMTKFREGKLQVLVATDVAARGIDVTGVTHVVNYTCPEDEKTYVHRIGRTGRAGATGIAITFVDWADLHRWKMINKALDLPFDELVETYSSSENFLHDQGIPKGIKGRVIPEGQVVIAREPRTDGRGGSGGRGGRDGGRGRDGGSRDGGRDRGRGGRSEGGRKEGAAPDAPAASGPSGEGGDGASRPPRKRNRSRQRTRGGSPAASTDS